The window AGTCGGGCTGAACTTTCGATTGAATTTAATTCCTCTTTTGACTACGCGAAGAAATACGCGGGAATCTATTATGTTAGAAACGGGGAGCTGGCCAAAGCTGTTCGACACTATGAAGAGTTGTTAAAGAATTATCCCGAGAGAGCGGACTATTTTACAGGTCTTGTTGCGGTTTACCGTGAAGCGGGAAAACCGGCCATGGCAATTGACGCGGTAGATAAGGGTATTAGGATGTTTCCTGATGAGAGAGATATTTATGCTTATGGTTTCCAAATCTCCGTGGACCTTGGGGATTACAGCCGGGCAAAATCATATATAGATAAATGGCTGGTACGTCATCCGGAGGATTCTGAATTCAGCCGGCTTAAGAGACAATTTGAACAAGAGAGCAAGAGCGATTCCGGATTAAATTTACCGGAATAGAAAAGGGACTTTCTAAATTATGAAGAACAAGGTGTTAGTGACGGGAGCCGCCGGATTTATTGGTTCAAATGTTTGTGAGCGGCTTATCGCGGACGGATATCAGGTGTTGGGAATAGATTCTTTTACTGATTATTACAGTCCGGAACGAAAACGGAAGAATATAGAGAATATTATTTCTGACAGTAATTTTGAATTGTTGGAAGAAGATATCAATGATTTTGATTTTCGGGGGATGATTGAAGGTTACGACTGTGTTTTTCATCTTGCCGCTCAGGCTGGAGTGAGGATGAGCTGGGGGCGGGAGTTTTCGATTTATGTTGATTCAAACATTCTTACAACACAGAAAATCCTCGAAGCGCTTAAGGAAAACGTCAGAACAAAGCTCGTTTATTCAAGCTCAAGTTCAGTATACGGAGAAACAGACAAGCTTCCAATGAAGGAGGAACAGAAATTAAAGCCGCTGTCTCCTTATGGAGTGACAAAGCTGTCCGGAGAACATCTGTGTGAGCTGTATAGAAATAATTATGATGTAAATGCTGTTTCTCTGAGATATTTTACAGTTTACGGGCCGAGGCAAAGGCCTGATATGGCCTTTAGCCGTTTCATAACTTCAGCTCTTGCCGGTGAGGGAATAGAGATTTACGGGGATGGTAAGCAGACCCGGGATTTTACATACATATCGGACGCTGTTGAAGCAAACATATTGGCTATGAAATATGACGGAGAAGAGAGCAT of the Candidatus Krumholzibacteriota bacterium genome contains:
- a CDS encoding GDP-mannose 4,6-dehydratase; the encoded protein is MKNKVLVTGAAGFIGSNVCERLIADGYQVLGIDSFTDYYSPERKRKNIENIISDSNFELLEEDINDFDFRGMIEGYDCVFHLAAQAGVRMSWGREFSIYVDSNILTTQKILEALKENVRTKLVYSSSSSVYGETDKLPMKEEQKLKPLSPYGVTKLSGEHLCELYRNNYDVNAVSLRYFTVYGPRQRPDMAFSRFITSALAGEGIEIYGDGKQTRDFTYISDAVEANILAMKYDGEESIFNIGGGSRVSILEVLELIKTGINEDFDITFLDRAKGDVLDTWADTSRAKRELGFSPEIGLEEGLKREIRWYRDLLNSR